gtgaaaagATAACATTTATGAAAAGGGACAATAGCGGCAAATTGGTTGAAATGACAGATGAtgagtattttataaaatggaTTGTTGCAACGAAAATCAAATACGTATTCAAAGCAAAACTCGAAGCTGTGTTATGTGACGAGgaggttatttttaatcaaGCACCTGAAAAAGAATATTGTAAATCGATGGTTTATAATATACCTTATTGTGCATTTATCTTCGGTCGTTCAGATGGATATGTATTGGTCAAATATCATAAAGGAAGCTGGAAATTAAAAGCACGAGGTATCCCAGATTACGTTGAACTCTACACAGTAGATGAAGGTGGTAATGATGTTAAACTAGGTGATGAAGCttattatttgaaatttacTCCATCCGCCTCTTTCAAATTTAGTCTTATACCCAGTGTTAGGTTAACCAAAGTAGTGGTTAAAGGTGAAACAGTTTGGGAGAAAAGCTGTTCCGACGGTTTCCCTATTTCCGTTTCTGTTACAGATAGAATGAATGTTTTGATGTTTTTCAATCAATACATTAGAATATACGGACCAAGGCGTGGTAAATATAGGTATTTATTCACTAGACCAAATTTAGAATCAACTAAacattagtaaattaacactttaatatactaaattcagtatactatattaatatgttaataactctatttcaaaattatttctaaaCTATTCTGAAATGCTAAGACATATGATATATgcataaattaatatacatttcataaaattaatgttttaatatTGGTGCATTTAATTAATCCAGTAGTTAATTATCAAATACATCGAAGCAGTGTGTGTAAGTTAGCAATTTTCAGATCCCCCACGAAAAAAATATAGTTAATCTTTCAATGAATAAATGCGTAAGTTATACATATCTACTAATATTCGTATTAGTTTCACATACACATTGTGCagataaacaaaataaacaatCATCCAACAAGGGTCTGGGCTTAGTATCATATACTGACAGtgaagaagatgataattttgatgtGACTGAAACTACCGAGGGAGAACAAGTAACTCAAACCCCAATACCAAAACAACCTAGTGAGGAAAAAAGTGGAGATCGACCTGTTCAATCGGCTCCTGTAACTTATCCTGGAATTCCATATCCAAGTTCAAGTTATCAATCATATCAACCACCTCAACAAATTCCTTATGTTTCatatcaacaattttatcaagGATATCTTCCTCAAGCGCAAGAAAGAGTACAATCTACGCAGTATTATGCACAACAAACTAAAGAACCTAGTCAAAAACAAGCTATATCGCAAGAAACTAAACCAGTAAAATTATgtgaaaaaataacattCTTTAAAAAGACCCCCGAAGGTAAATTAACTGAAATGACTGGAGAAGACTACACGATTGTAGAAAACAGCGTGAATAAAGTGAAATATATCCTCAAATCAAACCTTGAGCAATTGGTTTGTGATGGTgaggtaatttattatcatccAGAAAGTAGAGAACACTACAGTGAATTAAGTTATAATAAGCTTGAAAACAACTTTTTCTTTGTAAGTCCAAGAGGATATATATTAATCAAAAATGTTAAAGGTACATGGAGAATAAGTAGACGCCAAGTTGGTGAGTATGTTGAATTCTATACAAAAGATTCAATGGGAAAGAATACTTTAATAACTAAAGATAATTATCGCATTGAATTTACAGACTTTGGATCTATTAGATATAAGCTTGCTCCTGGAGTAAAATGcacaaaaattatatataaatccTTGAAAGTTTGGGAGAAAACTCCTAGTGACGGTTATCCAA
Above is a window of Theileria parva strain Muguga chromosome 2, complete sequence, whole genome shotgun sequence DNA encoding:
- a CDS encoding SVSP family protein, which translates into the protein MNKCVSYTYLLIFVLVSHTHCADKQNKQSSNKGLGLVSYTDSEEDDNFDVTETTEGEQVTQTPIPKQPSEEKSGDRPVQSAPVTYPGIPYPSSSYQSYQPPQQIPYVSYQQFYQGYLPQAQERVQSTQYYAQQTKEPSQKQAISQETKPVKLCEKITFFKKTPEGKLTEMTGEDYTIVENSVNKVKYILKSNLEQLVCDGEVIYYHPESREHYSELSYNKLENNFFFVSPRGYILIKNVKGTWRISRRQVGEYVEFYTKDSMGKNTLITKDNYRIEFTDFGSIRYKLAPGVKCTKIIYKSLKVWEKTPSDGYPIGLSFVSGNSITIYFNKYYSVFRKGGSKFTLFLSKRK